The Chitinophagales bacterium genome segment TCCGCAATTGCTCAACAGCTTCATGGAGCCTTCACTCAATCTTCCTGATTTTTGAAGTGCGATTTTTAATGTATCATTCATAAACTCATCAGTATAAGCAAGCTTGTAAATAAAAAAAATATCATCCCCTCTTGCGGAAATTATTAAGCAACAAGATTGTTACAGAAAGGTTTTATGTTTGTTTTGGTGTCTGCTAATATTAAATATCCAAATTCGCATAGCGGGCATGTTGTTCAATAAACTCCCTTCTTGGTGGAACTTCATCGCCCATCAACATGCTGAATATTCGATCGGCTTCAGCGGCACTGTCAATGGTGACTCTTCTAAGCGTTCTGGTTTCGGGATTCATGGTAGTATCCCACAGCTGTGTGGCATTCATCTCACCCAAACCTTTGTAGCGTTGTACACCTACTGAATCTTCTTTACTGCCTTTCATTTCAGCAATCTCTTTTATTGCCTGATCTCTCTGTTGATCACTCCAGCAGTAGCGTTCTTCATTGCCTTTTTTAACCAAATAGAGCGGTGGTGTGGCAATATAAATATAACCTTGCTCTACCAGTGTTTTCATGTAACGGAAGAAGAATGTAAGAATCAAAGTGGTAATGTGGCTTCCATCGACATCGGCATCACACATTATGATCACTTTGTGATAGCGCAGTTTCTCAATATTCAGCGCCTTTTCATCTTCTATAGTACCCATAGTTACACCCAGTGCGGTAAAGATGTTTTTGATCTCCTCGTTTTCATAAATTTTGTGCTCCATGGCTTTTTCCACATTCAAGATTTTACCTCTTAGCGGCAAAATGGCCTGGAAATTACGATCGCGACCTTGCTTGGCCGTTCCACCTGCTGAATCTCCCTCAACCAGATAGATTTCAGAGATTTCAGCATCTTTACTGGAACAATCGCTTAATTTTCCCGGCAAGCCTGTTCCGGTCAACACATTTTTGCGCTGAACCAATTCGCGTGCTTTTCTTGCTGCATGGCGTGCTGTAGCTGCAATCACTACTTTGCTGATAATCTGCTTGGCTTCTCTTGGATGCTCTTCTAAGTAAGCGCTTATACCTTCACCTAAAGTACTTTCTACTATTCCTGTTACTTCTGAGTTGCCCAGTTTGGTTTTGGTCTGACCTTCAAACTGTGGTTCCGGAACTTTCACAGAAATAACTGCTGTCAATCCTTCCCTAAAATCTTCACCGGTAACATCAAATTTCAATTTGGAAAAGTATCCTTCTTTTTCACCGTAGTTTTTAAATACACGGGTAATGGCTCTTCTGAAACCTGCAACGTGCGCACCCCCTTCAATGGTATTGATATTGTTCACATAAGAGTGGATATTTTCACCATAGGAAGTATTGTATTGAAAGCCCACTTCTACTTCTACATTGTCTTTTGTTCCTTCTACGTGAAATGGTACTTCGATGAGTGGTTCACGAGTTGCGTCCAAATAAGTAACAAACTCCTTTAATCCACCTTCACTGAAAAAATTATCATTGCGATAATCCCCATTTTCGTCTTTTTCACGTTTATCAACGATCATCAAACGAACACCCTTGTTTAGATAGGCCAATTCTCTGAGTCTTGATGCCAGTGTTTCATAATTGAATTCAGTAGCAGTAAAAATGGTATCATCCGGCTTAAAAGTAATATAGGTACCATGTTTATCGGTTTTCCCTATTTCTTTTACATCTGCCTGTGGCTTTCCTTTTTCATAGAGTTGCTCATATACTTTGCCGTTTTTGTGCACTTCTGCTCTAAGATTTTTAGACAAAGCATTCACACAAGAAACACCCACACCGTGCAATCCACCTGATACTTTATAGGTGTCTTTATCAAACTTACCACCTGCGTGTAATACGGTCATTACAATTTCAAGAGCAGATTTTCCTTCTTTTTTATGTATTTCTACCGGAATTCCACGTCCGTCATCTTCTACTGTAACGGAATTGTCTTCATTGATCGCAACCATAATAGTGGTACAATACCCCCCCATAGCCTCGTCAATGGAGTTGTCAACGACCTCATAAACCAAATGGTGCAAGCCTTTTACACTAATGTCGCCAATATACATGGCGGGACGTTTGCGCACTGCTTCCAGGCCTTCAAGTACCTGGATATTATCGGCAGTGTAATTGTCTTTTTTTTCGCTCATAATTTTGAAAAATTCTATATTTATTCAAACCGCGTAAAGATACAACTTTTAATACAGTTAACGACCTGCCAGACTTATTCTGAATATCAAATTATCCACATTAATTTGTCTGGATTAAAAGCCCTCGAGATTCTTTATTTTTCCATAATTTTACGACCCTTTAAAACCAAAAATAAATGCCATGAAATTTATATCAGCAACTATACTATTCCTGTGTTTTAATTTATTTGTAAATGCCCAAAGTCTACCTCTAAATGAAGAAACCGGTAAAGTTGAATTTATAGAAGTGGTTGAGGTACCTGGAGCCAGCGCTGATCAATTGTATAAAAGGGCAGAAAAATGGTTTGATGAATTTTATACCAATGCAGGAAGTGTGATCAAAGAAAGAGAAACAGGCAAAAGGATTTTTGGCAAACACAAGATCAATCTATATGCAGATGACGCAGGGACTGAGGTACATAAGGGATTTGTAAACTACTATATTGAAATTGGTTTTAAAGACGGCCGTTACCGCTATAAAATAGATGAATTTTTCAAGGTAGAAGGAGTAAAAGTATATATTAATGAATGGATTGAAAGTGGTGCAGCAAACCAGGAAACCCTGAATAGCTATCTTAATCAAGTAAGTGGTTTCATGGATGAACTTACAAATAGCTTAAAGGATACTTTGAACAAACCACTGGAAGAAGAAAGTGCTGACGATTGGTGAAAGTTCACTATGTTGAATCTCAAGTAAGCTTGAGGACTACTTTTGATTTTTAAGATATTTTATCTGTATCGAGCATTCCTTGACCAAAGCCTCTATACATTTTTCCAGCTTAGTGATTTTCAATTTAAAATCTTTGCTGACTTTTCCTTTTCCGGCCTCGTTTTCTAATTGTTGTGCCAATTCTGCAAGCGCATCCACTCCCAAAACTTTAATGGAGGATTTTAATTTGTGTACAGATATTTTAACGGACTCTATATCTGAATGCGCCAACTCAGAATTGATAGATTTAAGTGTAAGCGGAGCATCTGAAATAAAAATTTCCAGAATCTCAATTACAAACTGAGAATCTCCTCCAGACATCTCTTTCAAAAAGTTGAGATTAAGCTTTGGCAATCTGTTTTTAGTTTTCTTGTCTGTATGTTTATCAGAAGCAGCAGCCATTTAGTTTTGTTTTGTCTATTCTACGCATGCTTATTTCATTTGTTCCGATTTTGAAGCAAATAAATTTTGTTTTTTTCAAAAATAGGAAAGACTTATTCATTTGATTACTTAATATCTAAGCAGTAAAGCCTTAAATTTGCCAAAATTTTAAAAGTTTATGCCTAAAGACAGCAGCATTAAATCCGTATTGATCATAGGCAGCGGCCCTATAATTATTGGCCAGGCCTGTGAATTTGATTATTCAGGATCACAGGCAGCCCGCTCCCTAAGAGAAGAAGGTTTAGAAGTAAGCCTTATCAACTCTAATCCGGCAACCATTATGACCGACCCCGTGATGGCCGATCATATTTATTTGCTGCCGCTTACGGTCGAATCTTTGGAGCAAATTTTAAAGGAAAGAAAAATAGATGCCGTACTGGCAACTATGGGCGGGCAAACCGCACTCAATTTAGCCATAGAAGCAGCAGAAGTAGGTCTTTGGGAAAAATACAATGTGCGCTTGATCGGTGTGGACATTGATGCCATTGAATTGGCAGAAAACAGAGACAGCTTTCGGCAGTTGATGGTGGATATTGGAATTGGTGTTTGCGAATCAAGAATTGCCAATTCCTTTTTAGAGGGAAAAGAAATTGCCCAGGAAATTGGCCTTCCTTTGGTACTTAGACCCTCCTACACCTTAGGTGGATATGGGGGTGGTTTTGTGCACAACAAAGATGAACTGGAAGAAAAATTGCAAAGGGCTTTAAATGCCTCCCCAACCCATGAAGTATTAGTAGAAAAAGCAGTATTAGGTTGGAAAGAATTTGAGCTGGAGCTTTTACGCGATAAAAATGACAATATCGTAATCATTTGTGTGGTGGAAAATTTTGACCCAATGGGCGTCCACACCGGAGATTCCATTACGGTAGCACCATCCATGACCCTTTCTGATAGAACCTATCAAGAAATGCGCAGCATGGGCAAAAAGATAATGCGCTCTATGGGAAATTTTGCCGGAGGCTGTAATGTTCAGTTTTCCGTTGATCCCGAAACCGAGTATATCATTGCGGTAGAGGTCAATCCCAGGGTATCGCGTTCTTCTGCTTTGGCTTCAAAGGCGACAGGATATCCCATTGCAAAAATCGCTGCAAAATTGGCAATAGGCTATACTTTGGATGAATTGAAAAATCAAATTACCCAAACGACTTCCGCCTTTTTTGAGCCCACATTGGATTATACCATTGTAAAAATTCCTCGATGGAATTTTGAGAAATTTGCAGGATGCGATAAAACCCTGAGCTTTCAGATGAAATCTGTAGGTGAGGTGATGGGTATTGGAAGAAGCTTTTTGGAAGCAGTGCAAAAAGCCTGTCAATCGCTGGAAATAAACAGAGATGGCTTGGGTGCGGATAAAAAGACCTGGACCCGATTGGAAGATATTGTGGACAGTTTGAAAAACCCTTCGGATGATCGGATATTTCGCGTAAAAGATGCGCTGAGTTTGGGGGTGCCAATAAAAACCATTTACAACCTCACTAAAATTGATACCTGGTTTCTAAGTCAAATAGCAGAACTCGTAGAAGTAGAAAAAGAAATCAAAAAGCACAATCGCCTGGATGAAATAGACAAAACTTTTATGCTAAAGCTCAAGCAAATGGGGTATTCTGATACTCAAATTGCCTATACGCTTGGGAATAATGTACAGGAAGAAGCGGTGTATGATTATCGCAGATCGATGGGTATAAAAAGAGTTTACAAACTGGTAGATACCTGCGCAGCAGAATTTGAAGCCAAAACACCTTATTACTATTCCACTTTTGAGGAAGAAAACGAAAGTGTTGTAAGCGATAAGAAAAAAGTAATTGTTCTGGGTTCCGGCCCCAACCGTATTGGCCAGGGCATAGAATTTGATTACTGCTGCGTACACGGTTTGATAGCCATTAAAGAATCCGGATATGAAGCCATTATGATCAATTGCAATCCGGAAACTGTTTCCACTGATTTTGATATTGCCGATAAATTGTATTTCGAACCTGTATATTGGGAACATCTATTTGAATTGATTGAACATGAAAAACCCGAGGGTGTGATTGTTCAGCTTGGAGGACAAACTGCTTTAAAACTGGCCGAAAAACTCAATGAAAAAGGCATTAAGATTTTTGGCACTTCTTACGAGGACATGGATTTTGCAGAAGACCGGGGCTCTTTTTCCGATTTGCTGAAAAAGCTGGACATTCCTTACCCTAACTACGGTGTTGCAGAATCAGTAGAAGATGCGCTGGAAGTTGCTCAAAGAGTAAATTATCCCGTTCTGGTTCGTCCTTCATACGTATTGGGTGGCCAAAGAATGAAAATTGTGATCAATGATGAGGAGCTTGAAAAAGCAGTTTTGGATTTGTTGAAACACATTCCAGAAAACAGAATCTTAATCGACCACTTTTTGGATAGAGCAGAAGAAGCGGAAATTGATGCCATTTTCGATGGAGAGGAATTGTATGTAATGGGCGTGATGGAGCACATCGAGCCAGCGGGCATCCACTCCGGGGATTCCAGTGCTGTATTGCCGCCTTTTAATTTGTCTGAAAAGGTGATTGAAAGCATGAAAACCTACACTAAAGCAGTAGCTGAAGCCATGAATATATGTGGTCTTATCAATATTCAGTTTGCCATTAAAGATGAGAAAGTATATGTAATAGAAGCCAACCCGCGAGCATCAAGAACTACCCCTTTTATAGCTAAGGCTTATGGCGTTCCATTTTTAAATGTAGCAACAAAAGTGATGCTTGGCGTGAACAAATTGAAGGATTTTGAATTAAAACCAAAGATGGATGGTTTTGCCATAAAAGAACCGGTTTTTTCTTACAATAAATTTCCTGAAGTGAAAAAAGAATTGGGTCCTGAAATGAAATCTACCGGTGAAGCAATCCGTTTTATTAAAGATACCAAAGATCCTTTCTTCAGGGAATTGTACAGTAGAAAATCAATGTATTTGAGTAAATAATGCTTAGTAATGTATAGATGGTTATTACTTCTTCTTTTTTTCTATTTGGTTTATAAATACGCCAATTATTTAATTGGGCTTTTTAGCTCACAAGGCAGTTCCGATGGCGGGTCTTTCAAAAAGAATAGCGAGGATCCAAAAATCAATGTCAAACACAATCCCAATGAAAGCAGTAAAAATTTCGATGAAGGAGAGTATATTGATTTTGAAGAAGTGAAGGATTGATTTGTGAGAGCATCCTTGGTGTTGTTTTTTACCCAACAACCTGTCGTAGCCTGCCATGTCTATAATATTTGAGTTGGCCTTCTTGTTCCAGACATAAATTCCCCTGATTGTCCACTCCCAATAATTGCGCGGTAAATTTTTTGCCATCGGCTTCAAAAGCGTGAACCTCCTGATAGCCCAATAAATTTTTAGTATAAACCCTGTCTATACTTTCCTTTTGCCCAGTCCTAATTGCCAGGTAATTTTTATTCAGTTTTTTATACAGCAATTTTCTGTAAGCAGTTCTGTCTATTTCCCGCTTTGTCAAATTGTGAAGTGATGTAGCTTTGATTCCTTCGGGAAAAGCCCTTTGGTTTAAATTCACACCAATCCCCACAATAGCACTTTGCCAATTGCTTCCCTGAAGGTTGTTTTCTATTAATATACCCGCCACTTTTTCACCTTTCGCATAAATATCATTGGGCCATTTGATCTGTACTTCGGGAAAATAAGCCGCAATACTTTCCCAAACAGAGAGACAAATAGCCTTATTGAGCAAATAATGATTTTGAATGGCTAAAAATCGGGGATAGAGAATGACTGACAAATAGAGGTTTTCTGACCTTGTACCCTGCCAAACATTGCCATTTTGTCCCCTTCCCTGCTGCTGATAGTCGGTAAATATGGCAGTGCCCTCAAATGGCTTGGTATTTGAAACCAGTTCCTTCGCATATTGGTTGGTGGAATTGATTTCTTCAATAAAAATCTCTTTTTGCCCAATTATCATACTTCTGCCAAAGTAAAGAATAAGAATTTGTAACTTTGTAAGTTGAAAAACAATAAAATTTGTCTTCAAAAATAGCAGCTAAAAATAAAATTTCCCGCCCGGAACAACTTAAAGACTTAATTGTTGATTCTATACAGGAGAAAAAAGGCGAAGAAATTGTAGTTCTCGACCTTAGGAATCTGGAAGATACTGTTACTGATTTTTTCGTGATTTGTCATGCTCAATCAAACACACAGGTGCGTTCCATAAGTGATTTTATCATGGACAATGTTGTGGAAAAAAGCAAAGAAAAGGCTTATCGTTATGAAGGAATGGACAACCTTGAATGGGTAATTATTGACTATGTAAATGTAGTCGTACATGTTTTTGTGCAAGAAAAAAGAACCTATTACAAATTGGAAGAATTATGGGCTGATGCAGTGGAGACACAGGTTAGCGCAACACATTGAATAAATACTATTAAATAAGATATACTACGTAATAATGAGTGATAAAAAGAAAAAACCCGATAACAAGAATAAAATACCTTTTCCAAAGGGCGGACCAAAATTCAACTACTATTGGATTTATGGTATCATAGCTGTGATATTACTTGGCTTGCAATTCATGAGTTTTCAGGGCGGTGTAAAAGAAATTGACCAGCGCGACTTTGAGCAGAATATGCTCAAAACCGGAGATGTGAAACAAGTGAAAGTTGTCAATGAAGAAATGGTTGAGATCTATTTAACTCCTGAAGCACTGGAAAGCCAGTCCTATAAAGAGGTGGCTGAAAACAGCTGGGGTGGACAAAACCCGGGACCGCACTACTATTTCACTATTGGGTCTGTTGAGTTTTTTCAACAAAGACTGGAAGAAATCCAAGCTGAATTACCTGAAGAACAAAGAGTAAGTATAAAATTTGAAAAGCGCAGAAACTGGGCAGGAGACTTGCTCAGCTGGGTGCTTCCATTTCTCTTGCTCATTGGCATTTGGATATTTATTATGCGTAGAGTCAGCGGTGGTGCAGGAGGCCCCGGTGGACAGATATTCAATATCGGAAAATCAAAAGCCACACTTTTTGACAATGATTCTAAAGTCAATATCACTTTTAAAGATGTAGCCGGACTGGATGAGGCCAAAGAAGAAGTGATGGAAGTAGTGGATTTCCTTAAAAATCCAAAAAAATACACATCGCTGGGTGGAAAAATTCCAAAAGGCGTATTGTTGATAGGCCCTCCTGGAACCGGTAAAACCTTAATGGCAAAAGCCGTTGCCGGAGAAGCCAAGGTACCTTTCTTCTCCATTTCAGGTTCAGATTTTGTGGAAATGTTTGTAGGTGTTGGTGCTTCAAGAGTTAGGGATCTTTTCAAGCAGGCAAGGGAAAAAGCACCTTGTATTATTTTCATTGAT includes the following:
- the gyrB gene encoding DNA topoisomerase (ATP-hydrolyzing) subunit B, with the translated sequence MSEKKDNYTADNIQVLEGLEAVRKRPAMYIGDISVKGLHHLVYEVVDNSIDEAMGGYCTTIMVAINEDNSVTVEDDGRGIPVEIHKKEGKSALEIVMTVLHAGGKFDKDTYKVSGGLHGVGVSCVNALSKNLRAEVHKNGKVYEQLYEKGKPQADVKEIGKTDKHGTYITFKPDDTIFTATEFNYETLASRLRELAYLNKGVRLMIVDKREKDENGDYRNDNFFSEGGLKEFVTYLDATREPLIEVPFHVEGTKDNVEVEVGFQYNTSYGENIHSYVNNINTIEGGAHVAGFRRAITRVFKNYGEKEGYFSKLKFDVTGEDFREGLTAVISVKVPEPQFEGQTKTKLGNSEVTGIVESTLGEGISAYLEEHPREAKQIISKVVIAATARHAARKARELVQRKNVLTGTGLPGKLSDCSSKDAEISEIYLVEGDSAGGTAKQGRDRNFQAILPLRGKILNVEKAMEHKIYENEEIKNIFTALGVTMGTIEDEKALNIEKLRYHKVIIMCDADVDGSHITTLILTFFFRYMKTLVEQGYIYIATPPLYLVKKGNEERYCWSDQQRDQAIKEIAEMKGSKEDSVGVQRYKGLGEMNATQLWDTTMNPETRTLRRVTIDSAAEADRIFSMLMGDEVPPRREFIEQHARYANLDI
- a CDS encoding DUF4468 domain-containing protein, translating into MKFISATILFLCFNLFVNAQSLPLNEETGKVEFIEVVEVPGASADQLYKRAEKWFDEFYTNAGSVIKERETGKRIFGKHKINLYADDAGTEVHKGFVNYYIEIGFKDGRYRYKIDEFFKVEGVKVYINEWIESGAANQETLNSYLNQVSGFMDELTNSLKDTLNKPLEEESADDW
- a CDS encoding Hpt domain-containing protein — translated: MAAASDKHTDKKTKNRLPKLNLNFLKEMSGGDSQFVIEILEIFISDAPLTLKSINSELAHSDIESVKISVHKLKSSIKVLGVDALAELAQQLENEAGKGKVSKDFKLKITKLEKCIEALVKECSIQIKYLKNQK
- the carB gene encoding carbamoyl-phosphate synthase large subunit is translated as MPKDSSIKSVLIIGSGPIIIGQACEFDYSGSQAARSLREEGLEVSLINSNPATIMTDPVMADHIYLLPLTVESLEQILKERKIDAVLATMGGQTALNLAIEAAEVGLWEKYNVRLIGVDIDAIELAENRDSFRQLMVDIGIGVCESRIANSFLEGKEIAQEIGLPLVLRPSYTLGGYGGGFVHNKDELEEKLQRALNASPTHEVLVEKAVLGWKEFELELLRDKNDNIVIICVVENFDPMGVHTGDSITVAPSMTLSDRTYQEMRSMGKKIMRSMGNFAGGCNVQFSVDPETEYIIAVEVNPRVSRSSALASKATGYPIAKIAAKLAIGYTLDELKNQITQTTSAFFEPTLDYTIVKIPRWNFEKFAGCDKTLSFQMKSVGEVMGIGRSFLEAVQKACQSLEINRDGLGADKKTWTRLEDIVDSLKNPSDDRIFRVKDALSLGVPIKTIYNLTKIDTWFLSQIAELVEVEKEIKKHNRLDEIDKTFMLKLKQMGYSDTQIAYTLGNNVQEEAVYDYRRSMGIKRVYKLVDTCAAEFEAKTPYYYSTFEEENESVVSDKKKVIVLGSGPNRIGQGIEFDYCCVHGLIAIKESGYEAIMINCNPETVSTDFDIADKLYFEPVYWEHLFELIEHEKPEGVIVQLGGQTALKLAEKLNEKGIKIFGTSYEDMDFAEDRGSFSDLLKKLDIPYPNYGVAESVEDALEVAQRVNYPVLVRPSYVLGGQRMKIVINDEELEKAVLDLLKHIPENRILIDHFLDRAEEAEIDAIFDGEELYVMGVMEHIEPAGIHSGDSSAVLPPFNLSEKVIESMKTYTKAVAEAMNICGLINIQFAIKDEKVYVIEANPRASRTTPFIAKAYGVPFLNVATKVMLGVNKLKDFELKPKMDGFAIKEPVFSYNKFPEVKKELGPEMKSTGEAIRFIKDTKDPFFRELYSRKSMYLSK
- a CDS encoding biotin--[acetyl-CoA-carboxylase] ligase, coding for MIIGQKEIFIEEINSTNQYAKELVSNTKPFEGTAIFTDYQQQGRGQNGNVWQGTRSENLYLSVILYPRFLAIQNHYLLNKAICLSVWESIAAYFPEVQIKWPNDIYAKGEKVAGILIENNLQGSNWQSAIVGIGVNLNQRAFPEGIKATSLHNLTKREIDRTAYRKLLYKKLNKNYLAIRTGQKESIDRVYTKNLLGYQEVHAFEADGKKFTAQLLGVDNQGNLCLEQEGQLKYYRHGRLRQVVG
- the rsfS gene encoding ribosome silencing factor encodes the protein MSSKIAAKNKISRPEQLKDLIVDSIQEKKGEEIVVLDLRNLEDTVTDFFVICHAQSNTQVRSISDFIMDNVVEKSKEKAYRYEGMDNLEWVIIDYVNVVVHVFVQEKRTYYKLEELWADAVETQVSATH